Proteins co-encoded in one Capnocytophaga ochracea DSM 7271 genomic window:
- a CDS encoding glycosyltransferase family 4 protein → MNIAFDAKRAFHNTRGLGNYSRDLIRILQEHKVGHLYLFNPQKREFQGVVIDEHTTEITPQSFFWRKLKSLWRSVKITDIAKQLPIDIYHGLSGEIPKGIYKHIPTVVTIHDLIFMRYPELYSFFDRKIHYRKFLYAAQHSEHIIAISEQTKQDIISYLGISEQKITVVYQGCHRAFKKIYTETQKETIRKKYHLPEKFVLNVGAIEPRKNALEIVKAIEPLRDISLVLVGKQTAYYQQIEAYCEAHQLKDRVQALSNVPMEDLAIIYQLAEVFCYPSIFEGFGIPIIEALFSKTPVISSQGSCFAEAGGTHSVYVNLQNAEKEIRKAIVSITTDEELRRQMVEEGYRHAQHFTDEVVFENLMKVYKKVKSE, encoded by the coding sequence ATGAACATCGCTTTTGACGCTAAACGGGCTTTCCATAACACACGCGGACTGGGGAATTACAGTCGGGATTTGATTCGCATACTACAAGAACACAAGGTGGGGCATTTATACCTCTTCAACCCACAAAAACGCGAATTTCAGGGGGTGGTGATTGATGAACACACCACCGAAATCACTCCACAATCTTTCTTCTGGCGCAAGCTAAAATCATTATGGCGCAGTGTAAAAATCACTGATATAGCTAAACAACTTCCCATTGATATTTATCACGGACTTTCAGGAGAAATTCCTAAGGGAATTTATAAACACATACCTACGGTAGTTACTATCCACGACCTTATTTTTATGCGTTATCCTGAACTGTATTCGTTTTTTGACAGAAAAATACATTATCGCAAGTTCTTGTATGCCGCACAACATTCAGAACACATCATCGCTATTAGTGAGCAGACTAAACAAGATATCATCAGCTATTTAGGTATTTCAGAACAGAAAATAACAGTGGTATACCAAGGCTGTCACCGAGCTTTTAAGAAAATATATACCGAAACACAGAAGGAAACTATACGCAAAAAATATCATCTTCCCGAAAAATTTGTATTAAACGTAGGCGCTATTGAGCCCCGCAAGAACGCACTTGAAATAGTGAAGGCTATTGAACCTCTGCGAGATATTTCGTTAGTTTTGGTGGGTAAGCAAACGGCTTATTACCAACAAATAGAGGCGTATTGTGAAGCACACCAACTTAAAGACCGCGTGCAAGCACTGAGTAACGTGCCTATGGAAGACCTCGCTATTATCTACCAGCTTGCTGAGGTATTTTGCTATCCTTCGATTTTTGAAGGTTTTGGGATTCCTATTATAGAAGCGTTATTTAGCAAAACCCCTGTGATTAGTTCGCAGGGCAGTTGTTTTGCCGAAGCAGGTGGAACACATTCGGTTTATGTAAACTTACAAAACGCTGAAAAAGAGATACGTAAAGCCATTGTAAGCATTACTACCGATGAGGAGTTGCGCAGGCAAATGGTAGAAGAGGGTTACCGACACGCTCAGCATTTTACCGACGAGGTAGTGTTTGAAAACTTGATGAAAGTGTATAAAAAAGTAAAAAGTGAGTAG
- a CDS encoding mevalonate kinase family protein yields the protein MKLFYSKILLFGEYGIIKNSKGLAIPYNFYKGTLKKCESHKQCKPHPQCESHGQCESHLQKEEEARKSNEALREFATYLQNLMEEENPIVRFNLEKLNADIAEGMYFDSSIPQGYGVGSSGALVAAIYSEYAIEPISAMENLTREKLLQLKAIFGKMESFFHGTSSGLDPLNSYLSLPILINSQDHIEPTGIPSQTPNGKGAVFLLDSGVIGETAPMVRIFMENMKNEAFQKMLKDEFIKYTDACIDDFLKGRFKSLFGNIKSLSGIVLNHFKPMIPKEFHTLWKQGIDSGDYFLKLCGSGGGGYILGFTEDLEKAKRALSNHKLEVVYQF from the coding sequence ATGAAACTTTTCTATTCTAAAATACTCCTCTTTGGCGAGTATGGCATTATCAAGAACTCCAAAGGCTTGGCAATCCCCTATAACTTTTATAAGGGGACACTGAAGAAGTGCGAGTCGCACAAACAGTGTAAGCCACACCCGCAGTGCGAGTCGCACGGACAGTGTGAGTCACACCTGCAAAAAGAAGAAGAGGCTCGCAAATCGAATGAGGCTTTGCGGGAGTTCGCTACTTACTTACAAAACCTTATGGAGGAAGAAAACCCGATTGTGCGCTTCAATCTTGAAAAGCTCAATGCTGATATAGCAGAGGGTATGTACTTCGATAGCAGTATTCCACAAGGCTATGGCGTGGGCAGTAGTGGCGCCTTGGTAGCTGCTATTTACAGCGAATATGCTATTGAGCCTATCAGTGCAATGGAAAACCTTACCCGCGAAAAGCTATTGCAACTCAAAGCGATTTTTGGCAAGATGGAATCGTTCTTCCACGGCACTTCTTCGGGCTTAGACCCACTGAACAGTTACCTGAGTTTGCCGATACTTATCAATTCACAGGACCATATAGAACCTACGGGCATTCCCTCGCAAACGCCTAACGGAAAAGGCGCGGTGTTTTTGCTCGACAGTGGTGTGATAGGCGAAACTGCTCCTATGGTACGTATCTTTATGGAGAATATGAAGAACGAGGCTTTCCAGAAGATGCTCAAAGATGAGTTTATCAAATATACCGATGCTTGTATAGATGACTTTTTGAAGGGGCGATTTAAATCGCTGTTTGGGAATATCAAGAGTCTATCGGGTATTGTGCTGAACCACTTCAAACCGATGATTCCGAAGGAGTTTCACACGCTCTGGAAGCAGGGAATCGACTCGGGCGATTATTTCTTAAAACTATGTGGTTCGGGGGGAGGAGGCTATATTTTGGGCTTTACTGAGGACTTAGAGAAAGCCAAGCGAGCTCTTAGCAACCATAAATTAGAAGTAGTATATCAATTTTAA
- a CDS encoding SusC/RagA family TonB-linked outer membrane protein: protein MKVKMNKLLCTVMFFLCVAFGYAQQITVKGTVKDGSGQPLMGASVLVKGTSHGTAADFDGNFELKVDKGVTLVVSSVGYKSREVAAKAGTMNIVLQEDTQQLEDVVVIGYGAIKKKDLTGSVNLVTDKDFNKAPAVNADQLIQGKIAGVQMTSASGAPGEGQTIRIRGNGSLSLTSNPLIVIDGVPMNDGGVGGSRSIFNSINPEDIESMTVLKDASSTAIFGSRAANGVIMITTKKGKANQDLKISFNTSIALQDVNDYVDVMNANQFRQTVKGLNNPAAEALLGNADTNWQKEIYQTAPMSNSTLVLSGAYKTLPYRVSVGHSYADGVLRTDNFKRTNAKISLNPTFFDKSLKLELNANGTYMQNRFANKDAIGAAVEYDPTQSVFGGLAKYGGYHAWVNPNNGSRYDLAPNNPMAMLKFLDDSSKVYRFIGNAKVDYTLPFFKDITASVNVGIDYSKGEGDKITDRRMPTSTPDFDGAKTTYTNKATNKLFDAYINYMKDIKETHNIGLMIGHSYQSFEFDDNSTDYSYFTNPGDNKEVPNINKSRNVLMSFFGRANYSYKNRYLLTATLRADASSKLNPDDRWGYFPSVALAWNVSNENFLKDNKTLNELKLRFGYGEVGNVNGLGDYLFLTNYTRSQDGASYQLGDSFYQTYRPGVTNKNLRWEVGNTLNAGIDFGFLDNLITGTLDVYRKQTKDLIAETTIDPFTNFKNRVNANVGDMENKGIELGLTVTPIRNIEKNIRWSFNYNIAYNENKITRMPDDQPTGGISGGTGNRVQLHREGETPYSFFVYQQVYDAQGNPVENAFVDRNGNGKIDEGDRYLYKSPFAPVTMGFGTDLNYKNWDLNITTRANIGNYVYNNTQSRLDQFGEITANSGFLRNIKANSNFQRHNDQSWLSDYYLENASFFKLDNITLGYTFPHTDKMYIRLYGTVQNVLTITKYSGLDPEVYGGIDNNFYPRPQTYLLGLNVNF, encoded by the coding sequence ATGAAAGTAAAAATGAACAAACTACTTTGTACAGTAATGTTTTTCTTGTGCGTAGCTTTTGGTTATGCACAGCAAATCACTGTAAAAGGAACAGTGAAAGACGGCTCTGGACAACCTTTGATGGGTGCCAGTGTGCTTGTGAAAGGTACCTCTCACGGTACTGCTGCCGATTTTGACGGTAATTTTGAGTTAAAAGTAGACAAAGGGGTTACCCTTGTGGTCTCATCAGTAGGCTATAAAAGCCGAGAAGTAGCTGCTAAAGCAGGTACTATGAACATTGTTCTCCAAGAGGATACACAACAATTGGAAGACGTGGTAGTCATTGGGTATGGAGCTATAAAGAAAAAAGACCTTACAGGTTCTGTAAACTTGGTAACCGACAAGGACTTTAACAAAGCTCCTGCCGTAAATGCCGACCAGCTTATCCAAGGTAAAATAGCTGGGGTACAAATGACCTCTGCTAGTGGAGCTCCTGGTGAAGGACAAACTATCCGTATCCGTGGTAATGGCTCTTTGTCCTTAACTTCTAACCCGCTAATTGTAATTGACGGTGTGCCAATGAACGATGGAGGCGTGGGCGGTTCTCGTAGTATCTTCAACTCTATCAACCCCGAAGATATTGAGAGTATGACCGTGCTAAAAGACGCTTCGTCTACCGCTATCTTTGGTTCACGTGCTGCCAATGGGGTTATTATGATTACCACCAAAAAAGGAAAAGCAAACCAAGATTTGAAGATTAGCTTCAATACTAGCATCGCCCTACAAGATGTAAACGACTATGTAGATGTAATGAATGCTAACCAATTCCGCCAAACAGTAAAAGGATTGAATAACCCTGCTGCCGAAGCGCTCTTAGGAAATGCCGATACTAATTGGCAAAAAGAAATCTACCAAACTGCTCCAATGAGCAATAGTACTTTGGTGCTCTCCGGCGCTTACAAAACTTTGCCTTACCGTGTATCAGTAGGACATTCGTATGCTGACGGGGTATTGCGCACCGATAACTTCAAACGTACCAATGCCAAAATTAGCTTAAACCCTACTTTCTTTGATAAATCATTGAAATTAGAATTGAATGCCAATGGTACTTATATGCAAAACCGTTTTGCTAATAAAGATGCTATTGGGGCAGCCGTAGAGTACGACCCTACTCAGTCAGTGTTTGGAGGTCTCGCTAAATACGGAGGTTACCACGCTTGGGTGAACCCTAATAATGGCAGTCGCTACGACTTAGCTCCTAACAACCCTATGGCAATGCTAAAGTTTTTAGACGATTCTTCTAAAGTGTATCGTTTTATTGGGAATGCCAAAGTAGATTATACCTTGCCTTTCTTTAAAGATATTACCGCTAGTGTAAACGTGGGTATTGATTACAGTAAAGGGGAAGGTGATAAAATAACCGACCGCCGTATGCCTACCTCTACTCCTGATTTCGACGGAGCTAAAACTACTTATACTAATAAAGCTACCAACAAGCTCTTTGATGCCTATATAAACTATATGAAAGACATCAAAGAAACTCATAATATAGGGCTAATGATAGGACACTCTTATCAGTCATTTGAGTTTGACGATAATTCCACTGATTACTCTTACTTCACTAACCCAGGTGATAACAAAGAGGTGCCTAACATCAACAAGAGTAGAAACGTATTGATGTCTTTCTTTGGTCGTGCAAACTATAGCTATAAGAATCGTTACCTTCTTACCGCTACCCTTCGTGCCGACGCATCTTCTAAACTAAACCCAGACGACCGTTGGGGTTACTTCCCTTCAGTAGCCTTGGCTTGGAACGTGAGCAACGAGAACTTCCTTAAAGACAACAAAACTCTTAACGAACTCAAACTGCGTTTTGGTTATGGTGAAGTAGGGAACGTGAATGGTTTGGGCGACTACCTCTTCCTTACCAATTACACTCGTAGTCAAGACGGAGCTTCTTATCAATTGGGCGATAGCTTCTATCAAACTTACCGTCCTGGGGTAACCAATAAAAACCTACGTTGGGAAGTGGGGAATACCCTCAATGCTGGTATTGATTTTGGCTTCTTAGACAACCTCATCACAGGTACCCTCGATGTGTATCGCAAACAAACCAAAGACCTGATAGCTGAAACCACTATCGACCCCTTTACCAACTTTAAAAACCGTGTAAATGCCAATGTAGGGGATATGGAAAACAAAGGTATTGAACTTGGTTTGACCGTAACTCCTATCCGTAATATTGAGAAGAATATCCGTTGGAGTTTCAACTATAACATAGCTTACAACGAAAATAAGATTACCCGTATGCCCGACGACCAGCCTACTGGAGGTATCTCAGGAGGTACTGGTAACCGTGTACAACTACACCGCGAAGGTGAAACCCCTTACTCTTTCTTTGTATACCAACAAGTGTACGACGCACAAGGCAATCCAGTAGAAAATGCTTTTGTAGATAGAAACGGTAATGGCAAAATAGACGAAGGCGACCGCTACTTGTACAAATCGCCTTTTGCCCCTGTGACAATGGGCTTTGGTACCGATTTGAACTACAAGAATTGGGATTTAAACATCACTACCCGTGCAAACATCGGTAACTATGTGTACAATAACACCCAATCACGCTTAGACCAATTCGGCGAAATTACTGCTAACAGTGGTTTCTTGCGCAATATTAAAGCGAATAGTAATTTCCAACGCCATAACGACCAATCGTGGTTAAGCGATTACTACTTAGAGAACGCTTCATTCTTCAAGTTAGACAATATCACCTTGGGATATACTTTCCCTCATACCGATAAAATGTACATTCGCCTCTATGGTACAGTGCAAAATGTATTGACTATTACTAAGTACAGCGGTTTAGACCCAGAAGTATATGGCGGTATCGACAACAACTTCTATCCACGCCCTCAAACTTACTTGTTGGGCTTGAATGTTAACTTTTAA
- a CDS encoding four helix bundle protein yields the protein MDKPNIILEKTFLFSLRIIELCNVLEENRKYAIANQLLRSGTSIGANIREAQNAESQQDFIHKFKIASKEAEETMYWLDLCLYSRDYPNTETEKEELLSIIYIINTIIGTMKKKLENGKMRK from the coding sequence ATGGATAAACCGAATATAATTTTAGAAAAGACTTTCTTGTTTTCTCTTAGAATTATTGAGTTATGTAATGTTCTGGAAGAGAATAGAAAGTATGCTATTGCAAACCAATTATTAAGGTCGGGTACTTCCATAGGAGCTAATATAAGAGAAGCTCAGAATGCTGAAAGTCAGCAGGATTTTATTCATAAGTTTAAAATCGCGTCTAAGGAAGCTGAAGAAACAATGTATTGGTTAGATTTGTGTTTGTATTCGAGGGATTATCCTAACACAGAAACGGAAAAGGAAGAACTATTAAGTATTATTTATATTATTAATACTATTATAGGAACAATGAAGAAGAAATTAGAGAATGGAAAAATGAGGAAATGA
- a CDS encoding amidophosphoribosyltransferase, which yields MSDTIKHECGIALIRLLKPLEYYKEKYGSAFYGINKMYLMLEKQHNRGQDGAGVASIKLNMQPGERYISRIRSNEAQPVQDIFTRINQRINEGFKANRALKDNVALQKRELPYIGEVIMGHVRYGTFGKNSIENVHPFLRENNWIYRNLIMAGNFNMTNVNELFENLVHLGQHPKDKTDTVIVMEGIGHFLDDEVEKLYLQLKEEGYTKQEASPFIAERLNIERILKRAAKYWDGGYAMEGMIGNGDAFVLRDPAGIRPAFYYRDEEVVVVASERPAIQTVFNVKYENVHELPPGNAIIIKKSGEVAVKEILTPRVRKACSFERIYFSRGSDQDIYRERKMLGKLLFPRIAQAIDHNLKDTVFAYIPNTAETSYLGLIEAAEQYLNEQKAKQLATATQSEILRILSEKVRTEKVAIKDVKLRTFITEDSSRDDLVAHVYDITYGSVQKGDTLVIIDDSIVRGTTLKKSILSILGRLEPKKIVIVSSAPQIRYPDCYGIDMARLEDLVAFQAALALHHERGTYHIIKEVYEKCLTQVALSDDKVVNYVKEVYAPFSDEEISDKIRDLLLPKNFGSEVAVIFQTVDNLHKACPKNLGDWYFTGDYPTNGGNRVVNRAFINFYEGNKERAY from the coding sequence ATGAGTGACACTATCAAACACGAGTGCGGGATTGCTCTTATCCGCTTGCTCAAACCTTTGGAATATTACAAAGAAAAATACGGCTCTGCCTTCTATGGCATCAATAAAATGTACTTGATGCTGGAAAAGCAACACAACCGTGGGCAAGATGGTGCAGGAGTGGCGAGCATCAAGCTGAATATGCAACCCGGAGAACGCTATATCAGTAGGATTCGTTCCAACGAAGCGCAACCGGTGCAGGATATCTTTACACGCATCAACCAGCGTATCAACGAGGGGTTTAAGGCGAATCGTGCACTGAAAGACAATGTGGCTTTGCAGAAAAGAGAACTCCCCTACATAGGCGAAGTGATAATGGGGCACGTACGCTACGGTACCTTTGGCAAGAACAGCATCGAGAATGTGCACCCTTTCTTGCGCGAAAACAACTGGATATACCGCAACCTCATTATGGCGGGAAACTTCAATATGACCAATGTAAACGAGCTCTTCGAAAACCTCGTACACCTTGGACAACACCCCAAAGACAAAACCGACACTGTGATTGTAATGGAAGGTATCGGTCATTTCTTAGACGATGAGGTAGAAAAACTCTATCTCCAACTGAAAGAAGAGGGCTATACCAAACAGGAAGCGTCGCCTTTTATTGCCGAACGGCTGAATATAGAGCGTATTTTGAAGCGCGCAGCTAAGTATTGGGACGGTGGTTATGCAATGGAAGGAATGATAGGTAACGGCGATGCTTTTGTACTCCGCGACCCTGCGGGTATTCGTCCGGCGTTTTACTATCGAGATGAAGAAGTGGTAGTGGTAGCGTCGGAACGTCCGGCTATACAAACGGTCTTCAATGTAAAATACGAGAATGTACACGAGTTACCGCCTGGGAATGCGATTATCATCAAGAAGAGTGGAGAGGTAGCAGTAAAAGAGATACTTACCCCAAGGGTACGCAAAGCCTGTTCGTTTGAGCGCATTTACTTCTCTCGTGGTAGCGACCAAGATATTTACCGCGAACGCAAGATGTTGGGCAAGTTGCTCTTTCCTCGCATTGCCCAAGCGATAGACCACAACTTGAAAGATACGGTTTTTGCTTATATTCCTAACACGGCTGAAACATCGTATTTGGGACTTATAGAAGCAGCCGAACAATACCTCAACGAACAGAAAGCAAAACAATTAGCAACCGCGACTCAAAGTGAAATTCTTAGGATTCTCTCTGAAAAAGTACGCACTGAAAAGGTAGCGATTAAAGATGTGAAGTTACGCACCTTTATCACCGAAGACAGTAGCAGAGACGACCTTGTGGCGCACGTGTACGACATTACCTATGGTTCGGTACAAAAAGGCGACACTTTGGTAATTATAGACGATAGTATTGTGCGGGGTACGACCCTTAAAAAAAGTATTTTGAGCATATTAGGAAGGTTAGAGCCCAAAAAGATAGTGATCGTCTCTTCGGCACCTCAAATACGCTATCCCGATTGTTATGGGATAGATATGGCGCGTTTAGAAGACCTTGTTGCGTTTCAAGCTGCTTTGGCTTTACACCACGAAAGAGGGACTTACCACATCATAAAAGAAGTGTACGAAAAATGTCTTACCCAAGTAGCGCTAAGTGATGACAAGGTAGTGAATTACGTAAAAGAAGTGTATGCTCCTTTCAGCGATGAAGAGATTTCGGACAAGATAAGAGATTTGCTTTTGCCAAAGAACTTCGGCTCAGAAGTAGCAGTAATCTTCCAAACGGTAGACAACCTGCATAAGGCTTGCCCTAAGAATTTGGGCGATTGGTATTTCACGGGTGATTACCCTACCAATGGTGGCAATAGGGTAGTGAATAGGGCGTTTATTAACTTTTATGAAGGGAATAAAGAGAGGGCGTACTGA
- a CDS encoding glycoside hydrolase family 97 protein: protein MRKMILLMSIFAMPLAMAQQQSSPDGNVVLTFSLKADGTPSYKVTYKNKAVINESTLGFKIREVLSSYLLKSDETPVYSEKSLPDDSKIKKIEPLTQNFKVVDTKKSTFKETWKPVWGEESEILNHYNELLVQLQQEKTHRKMNIRFRVYNEGVGFRYEFPSQKELTYFVIEEELSQFAMTGDHTAWWIPGDYDTQEYDYTESKLSEIRGLMKQAMSDNVSQFVFSPTGVQTSLMMKTKDGLYINLHEAALVNYSLMNLNLDDKTFVFQSWLTPDAQGAKGYLQAPCHSPWRTIMVSDDARKILASRLILNLNEPCAIADTSWIKPVKYVGVWWEMITGKNSWSYTNDLPAVDLNTVDYTKTKPNGTHGATNEEVRKYIDFAAKHGFDQVLVEGWNIGWEDWFGHKKDYVFDFITPYPDFDLKALNDYAHSKGVKLMMHHETSGSTRNYERHMKAAYELMNQYGYNAVKSGYVGDILPVGEHHYSQSTINHYLYAIKEAAKHKIMVNAHEAVRPTGICRTYPNMIGNESARGTEYEAFGGNKVFHTTILPFTRLQGGPMDYTPGIFETEIKYVNPNNNSQIRSTLARQLALYVTMYSPLQMAADLPENYEKHMDAFQFIKDVPVDWQKSVYLEAEPGRYITIARKDKHSNDWYVGCTAHEGGHTSELLLNFLDKGKKYEATIYADAKDANWKTNPKAYTITKQKVNAKTKLKLTAAQGGGYAIQIRKLEN from the coding sequence ATGAGAAAGATGATCTTATTGATGAGCATCTTTGCTATGCCCCTCGCTATGGCACAGCAACAGAGCTCGCCTGACGGCAATGTAGTGCTCACTTTTTCACTGAAAGCTGATGGGACGCCTTCGTATAAGGTGACTTACAAAAACAAAGCAGTGATCAATGAAAGTACTTTAGGCTTTAAAATAAGAGAAGTGTTATCCTCCTATTTATTGAAATCGGACGAGACACCTGTTTATAGTGAAAAAAGCCTTCCGGACGACTCTAAAATCAAGAAAATTGAGCCGTTAACCCAAAACTTTAAAGTGGTAGACACCAAAAAGTCTACTTTTAAGGAAACGTGGAAACCTGTATGGGGAGAAGAAAGCGAGATTCTCAACCATTACAACGAACTTCTCGTACAATTGCAACAAGAGAAGACCCATCGAAAAATGAACATTCGTTTTCGCGTGTACAACGAAGGAGTGGGCTTCCGCTATGAGTTCCCTTCACAAAAAGAACTCACCTATTTTGTAATAGAGGAAGAACTCTCGCAGTTTGCGATGACCGGAGACCACACCGCTTGGTGGATTCCTGGGGACTACGATACCCAAGAATACGACTATACGGAAAGTAAGCTCTCCGAAATTCGCGGGTTGATGAAACAAGCGATGAGTGACAACGTATCGCAGTTTGTTTTCTCGCCTACCGGCGTACAAACTTCCTTAATGATGAAAACCAAAGACGGCTTGTATATCAATCTTCACGAAGCGGCTTTGGTGAACTACTCGCTAATGAACCTGAACTTAGACGACAAGACTTTCGTCTTCCAATCGTGGCTCACGCCCGATGCACAGGGAGCTAAGGGCTATTTGCAAGCCCCTTGTCACAGTCCTTGGCGTACTATTATGGTGAGTGATGACGCTCGTAAAATCTTGGCGTCACGCCTTATTCTCAACCTCAATGAACCTTGCGCTATTGCCGATACTTCGTGGATTAAACCTGTGAAGTATGTGGGCGTTTGGTGGGAAATGATTACCGGTAAAAACTCTTGGAGTTATACCAACGACCTTCCTGCAGTAGACCTTAATACGGTGGATTACACCAAAACTAAACCTAATGGTACCCACGGCGCTACCAACGAAGAAGTGCGCAAATACATCGATTTTGCAGCAAAACACGGCTTCGACCAAGTGCTTGTGGAAGGTTGGAATATAGGATGGGAAGACTGGTTCGGACACAAAAAGGACTATGTGTTTGACTTTATAACTCCTTACCCCGACTTCGACCTCAAAGCACTGAACGACTACGCACACTCTAAAGGTGTGAAACTGATGATGCACCACGAAACTTCGGGCTCTACGCGCAACTACGAGCGCCATATGAAAGCCGCTTACGAGTTGATGAACCAATACGGTTACAATGCCGTAAAAAGCGGATATGTAGGCGACATCCTCCCTGTGGGTGAACACCACTACAGCCAATCGACTATTAACCACTACCTCTATGCGATTAAAGAAGCTGCTAAACACAAAATAATGGTGAATGCGCACGAAGCCGTACGCCCTACCGGTATTTGCCGTACTTACCCAAATATGATAGGTAACGAATCAGCTCGCGGTACTGAGTACGAGGCTTTTGGTGGTAACAAAGTATTCCACACCACTATCTTGCCTTTCACTCGTTTGCAAGGAGGACCTATGGACTATACTCCTGGTATCTTCGAGACCGAAATTAAGTATGTAAATCCTAACAATAACAGTCAGATACGCAGTACCTTGGCACGCCAATTAGCGTTGTATGTAACAATGTACAGTCCGCTACAAATGGCAGCCGACTTGCCAGAGAACTACGAGAAGCATATGGACGCTTTCCAATTCATTAAAGATGTACCCGTAGATTGGCAAAAGAGCGTATACCTTGAAGCAGAACCAGGACGTTACATCACCATTGCGCGTAAAGATAAACACAGCAACGATTGGTACGTAGGTTGTACGGCTCACGAAGGCGGACATACCTCAGAGCTTCTGCTCAACTTCTTGGACAAAGGTAAGAAGTACGAGGCTACCATCTATGCTGATGCCAAAGATGCCAATTGGAAAACCAATCCGAAGGCATACACCATCACCAAACAAAAAGTAAATGCTAAAACAAAGCTAAAACTCACTGCTGCTCAAGGCGGAGGGTATGCGATACAAATTAGAAAATTAGAAAATTAG